Proteins encoded by one window of Castor canadensis chromosome 2, mCasCan1.hap1v2, whole genome shotgun sequence:
- the Cct8l2 gene encoding LOW QUALITY PROTEIN: T-complex protein 1 subunit theta-like 2 (The sequence of the model RefSeq protein was modified relative to this genomic sequence to represent the inferred CDS: deleted 1 base in 1 codon), with amino-acid sequence MQKRVPSVQELPKRLWPGPEENPRSSRGRQQPLLKSMTAVQTLASIIRSCYGPHGRQKLLVAANGETVCTGHAAAILRALQLEHPAAQFVREAAQTQVENSGDGTAFVVLLTEALLEQAEHLLQAGLPHTQLREAYGMAMAEVLTTLPALAIRSLGPLEDPSWALHSVVNTHSLFHTNHLTKLVAHVCWASKGPDGSFKPERIGVCLLRGGTLEDSCILPGLAMSGKTCGQMTEVLTGARVALFHCSFGPTSLNAPAVARFSSPTDLANFRKGSDEALERQVAQLTTAGINVVAVWGKVDIKALILADKHGIMVIEAQSRKEMVYLSEVLGIPLLSYLLPPREPGKCKKVYKQEVGDSNAVVFEWEHADAPVLTLVLRGPTTEGLRGAQQAVYQGIDAYFQLCQDPRLLPGAGATEMALARMLSDKGSKMEGPNGPAFLAFARALRCCPKILAENAGLVVSRVMAQMNGIHQTGNFVIGVGAEGIINVAQEGVWDTLMTKAQGFRAVAEVVMQLMTVDEIVVARKTPSPASVESKGHLSSEKKKYLRKY; translated from the exons ATGCAGAAGAGAGTCCCTTCAGTCCAGGAGCTTCCCAAGAGGCTGTGGCCAGGCCCAGAAGAGAATCCCAGGAGTTCAAGAGGCAGACAGCAGCCCCTGCTAAAGAGCATGACTGCCGTCCAGACCCTGGCCAGCATCATCCGGTCTTGCTATGGCCCCCATGGTCGGCAGAAGCTCCTGGTGGCTGCTAATGGAGAAACAGTGTGCACAGGCCATGCTGCTGCCATACTCAGAGCCCTGCAGCTGGAGCACCCCGCAGCCCAGTTTGTCAGGGAAGCTGCCCAAACACAGGTAGAGAACAGTGGGGATGGCACAGCCTTTGTGGTTCTCCTCACAGAAGCCTTGCTGGAGCAGGCAGAGCACCTTCTGCAGGCTGGCCTGCCTCACACCCAGCTCCGGGAGGCCTATGGCATGGCTATGGCAGAAGTCCTGACCACACTGCCTGCCCTGGCCATCCGCTCTCTGGGGCCTTTGGAAGATCCATCCTGGGCCCTACATTCTGTGGTGAATACCCACTCCCTGTTCCACACAAACCACTTGACCAAGCTGGTGGCCCACGTGTGCTGGGCGAGCAAGGGGCCAGATGGCAGCTTCAAGCCTGAGCGTATCGGGGTGTGCTTGCTGCGTGGAGGGACACTGGAAGATTCCTGCATCCTCCCTGGGTTAGCAATGTCTGGGAAAACCTGTGGGCAGATGACCGAAGTGTTAACTGGTGCCAGGGTGGCTTTGTTCCATTGTTCCTTTGGTCCTACGAGTCTA AATGCCCCAGCAGTTGCCCGTTTCTCTAGCCCCACTGACCTGGCTAACTTTAGGAAAGGAAGTGATGAAGCACTGGAAAGGCAGGTTGCCCAGCTGACCACTGCAGGTATTAATGTGGTGGCGGTATGGGGGAAAGTTGATATAAAGGCCCTCATCCTGGCTGACAAGCATGGCATTATGGTGATTGAAGCCCAGTCCCGGAAGGAGATGGTGTACCTGAGTGAGGTGTTGGGCATCCCTTTACTAAGTTATCTGCTCCCTCCCCGGGAGCCAGGGAAGTGCAAGAAGGTTTACAAACAGGAAGTAGGAGACAGTAACGCTGTGGTATTTGAGTGGGAACATGCAGATGCACCTGTCCTCACCTTGGTCCTCAGGGGACCCACCACCGAAGGCCTGCGGGGTGCACAGCAGGCTGTCTACCAAGGCATTGATGCCTATTTCCAGCTGTGTCAAGATCCCAGATTGCTTCCAGGGGCTGGTGCCACAGAGATGGCTCTGGCGAGAATGCTCTCAGATAAAGGGAGCAAAATGGAAGGGCCGAATGGTCCTGCGTTCCTAGCATTTGCCCGGGCCCTGAGATGTTGTCCTAAAATCTTGGCAGAGAATGCTGGTTTAGTCGTCTCACGTGTGATGGCACAGATGAATGGAATTCACCAAACTGGGAACTTCGTAATTGGGGTGGGAGCTGAAGGCATAATAAATGTAGCCCAGGAAGGGGTGTGGGACACCCTAATGACGAAAGCTCAAGGATTTCGGGCAGTGGCTGAGGTGGTGATGCAGCTGATGACTGTGGATGAGATTGTAGTGGCCAGGAAGACCCCAAGTCCTGCCTCTGTGGAGTCAAAGGGACACCTctcttctgagaaaaaaaaatacctcagAAAATATTAG